A genome region from Microbacterium terricola includes the following:
- a CDS encoding ATP-dependent helicase, producing the protein MSDGSTPIIVGGDAGPRGGRPDEDLLEGLNPQQREAVTYRGPALLIVAGAGSGKTSVLTRRIASLLRGREAWPSQILAITFTNKAAGEMRERVAHLVGDASQGMWISTFHSACVRILRREAEQFGFTKAFTIYDSGDSRALIKRLVKQHEADAYGLTPASVQGKISKLKNELADAESYARSANLSDPAERLFVEIFGDYQRELQRANAFDFDDLIGQVVFLFRAFPHVADVYRRRFRHILVDEYQDTNHAQYALIHELTRPLSGASGAEPVEASNGMMIWGPDTSTGSVSGGGSASGGGSESDGASLTVVGDSDQSIYAFRGADIRNISEFERDFPGARVVLLEQNYRSTQNILTAANAVIGNNFDRKDKKLWTDVGAGEKIIGFTGYSQHDEAQFIADEVDALRRAGIDYSEMAVFYRTNSQSRAIEEIFIRAAVPYKIMGGTKFYERAEIKDALAYLIAVANPADEMALRRIINRPRRGIGDVTIETIARYAVDERITFRDALANSTSLGVGPKIQASIAHLDAVLAEASALMLPTSGELAPPTAVADGLSLLLNKSGYRDALRASKDAQDEARLENLDELVAVAREFARNNPEGTVLDFLTEVALVSDADDLEDSSGSVSLMTLHTAKGLEYDAVFLTGVEEDLIPHRISAGEPGGPQEERRLFYVGITRARKRLYLSLAMTRAQFGEVSVAMPSRFLQEIPVELMHWRQSPGDVNSRGGTQSRALNARRGGFGGSGGSGGSRYGDDLVPLPRRERSGSIEQFANRIPAKVRDNGDMELAAGDRIRHDDFGEGRVDAVTGEGAKRVAHVRFDKVGAKKLLIKIAPIEKV; encoded by the coding sequence ATGAGTGACGGTTCCACGCCCATCATCGTCGGCGGGGATGCGGGCCCGCGCGGCGGACGCCCCGACGAAGACCTTCTCGAGGGGCTCAACCCCCAGCAGCGCGAAGCAGTGACCTACCGCGGTCCGGCGCTGCTGATCGTCGCGGGCGCCGGATCGGGCAAGACCAGCGTGCTGACGCGGCGCATCGCATCCCTCCTCCGCGGCCGTGAGGCGTGGCCGAGCCAGATCCTCGCCATCACCTTCACCAACAAGGCCGCAGGCGAGATGCGCGAGCGCGTCGCCCACCTCGTCGGCGACGCGTCGCAGGGCATGTGGATCTCGACGTTCCACTCCGCGTGCGTGCGGATCCTCCGCCGCGAGGCCGAGCAGTTCGGCTTCACCAAGGCGTTCACGATCTACGACTCCGGCGATTCACGCGCCCTCATCAAGCGGCTCGTGAAGCAGCATGAGGCCGACGCGTACGGCCTCACCCCAGCGTCCGTGCAGGGCAAGATCTCCAAGCTCAAGAACGAGCTCGCCGATGCCGAGTCGTACGCGCGGTCGGCGAATCTCTCCGACCCTGCCGAGCGGCTGTTCGTCGAGATCTTCGGCGACTACCAGCGCGAGCTGCAGCGGGCGAACGCGTTCGACTTCGACGACCTCATCGGGCAGGTCGTGTTCCTCTTCCGCGCCTTCCCTCACGTGGCTGACGTCTACCGCCGCCGGTTCCGGCACATCCTGGTCGACGAGTATCAGGACACGAACCACGCGCAGTACGCGCTCATCCATGAGCTGACCCGGCCGCTTTCCGGCGCATCCGGAGCCGAGCCCGTCGAGGCGTCGAATGGGATGATGATCTGGGGGCCGGACACTTCGACGGGCTCAGTGAGCGGGGGCGGCTCGGCAAGCGGTGGCGGGTCCGAGTCCGACGGTGCATCGCTCACCGTCGTCGGTGACTCCGACCAGTCGATCTACGCGTTCCGCGGCGCCGACATCCGCAACATCAGCGAGTTCGAGCGCGACTTCCCCGGCGCGCGCGTGGTGCTGCTCGAGCAGAACTACCGCTCCACGCAGAACATCCTGACCGCCGCGAACGCCGTGATCGGCAACAACTTCGACCGCAAGGACAAGAAGCTCTGGACCGACGTCGGCGCGGGCGAGAAGATCATCGGCTTCACCGGCTACTCGCAGCACGACGAGGCGCAGTTCATCGCCGACGAAGTCGACGCGCTGCGACGCGCCGGCATCGACTACTCCGAGATGGCCGTCTTCTACCGCACCAACTCGCAGTCCCGTGCGATCGAAGAGATCTTCATCCGGGCCGCCGTGCCCTACAAGATCATGGGCGGCACGAAGTTCTACGAGCGCGCCGAGATCAAGGATGCGCTCGCGTACCTCATCGCGGTCGCCAACCCGGCAGATGAGATGGCGCTGCGCCGCATCATCAACCGGCCGCGGCGGGGAATCGGCGACGTGACCATCGAGACGATCGCGCGCTACGCCGTCGACGAGCGCATCACATTCCGCGACGCGCTCGCCAATTCGACCTCCCTCGGGGTCGGTCCGAAGATCCAGGCATCGATCGCGCACCTCGACGCCGTGCTCGCGGAGGCCTCCGCGCTGATGCTGCCCACGTCGGGCGAGCTCGCGCCGCCGACCGCCGTCGCCGACGGGCTTTCGCTCCTGCTCAACAAGTCGGGCTACCGCGACGCTCTGCGTGCGAGCAAGGACGCGCAGGACGAGGCGCGGCTGGAGAACCTCGACGAGCTGGTCGCCGTCGCCCGCGAGTTCGCGCGCAACAACCCGGAGGGCACCGTCCTCGACTTCCTCACCGAGGTCGCACTGGTCTCCGATGCGGACGACCTGGAGGATTCGTCCGGCTCGGTCTCGCTCATGACGCTGCACACCGCGAAGGGCCTCGAGTACGACGCGGTGTTCCTCACCGGGGTGGAGGAAGACCTCATTCCGCACCGCATCTCGGCGGGCGAGCCCGGTGGGCCGCAGGAGGAGCGGCGACTGTTCTACGTGGGCATCACCCGCGCCCGGAAGCGCCTGTACCTGTCGCTGGCGATGACCCGGGCGCAGTTCGGCGAGGTATCGGTGGCGATGCCGAGCCGGTTCCTGCAGGAGATCCCGGTCGAGCTCATGCACTGGCGTCAGTCGCCGGGCGACGTGAACTCGCGCGGCGGCACGCAGTCGCGCGCGCTCAACGCGCGCCGCGGCGGGTTCGGCGGCTCAGGTGGCTCGGGCGGGTCCCGGTACGGCGACGATCTCGTTCCGCTGCCCAGGCGCGAGCGCTCGGGCTCCATCGAGCAGTTCGCGAACCGCATCCCGGCCAAGGTGCGCGACAACGGCGACATGGAGCTCGCCGCGGGCGACCGCATCCGCCATGACGATTTCGGCGAAGGACGCGTGGATGCTGTCACCGGCGAGGGCGCGAAGCGCGTCGCGCATGTGCGGTTCGACAAGGTCGGCGCGAAGAAGCTGCTGATCAAGATCGCGCCGATCGAGAAGGTCTGA
- a CDS encoding carboxypeptidase regulatory-like domain-containing protein codes for MARLGAVALAAGLLTAVSPPAFADDAPADPARAGAQDAGASAEPTGEPSTPADPVPAASPTSSAPPTETDRGTRRAPVAPDEQGDGPWTISGTVTGGGGPIEGAYVTLQIWNDQFDFWNYYGSAPTDENGLYAISGVETGTYGVKFEGPWEGPFATEYWENKPTEATAQSFPVSGNLTRSAELAVGATIAGSVTGPGGPRANSTVSLYYGSETNPAAYAYAGDDGAYVSPALPAGTWKAKFDDGDFTLMTEWWDNKPDAAAATPIPLTAGQHRTGINALLSAGATISGTVTVAGGAVGVAGANVTLYEITGGDALWTDSASTAGNGAFSFTGLAPGTYTLETQAPSGSAMLSEYWDSKYVSDPLDADAFALASDATLTRNVALLATATVSGTVTDTAGDPVSGATVTLTPTEGTTGNPRSVTTSATGDYSLTQVRPGDYLLRVKHTGDPTQVPISVASGVDQDRDFVLPAGATVTGTVTRPGGAPVAGATVEVWSPSGQVATGVTASNGTYRIKGLAAGSYTLRFAPADLDTVFAGGATRLAAATFFTLAADATKTVNQAYTGVTVNGTVTAGGTALTGQTVTLIDKNDGAVRSLTTPAGGAYSFTGVAPGTYTLHVAAGSSVDYLEWWLGGGTESATAKTLAVSAANVTQPIALVTGGKITGSVKLPNGTATDDVYVTAYTWAANGSVGFTQSRMPAADGTFAFSGLIAGEYTLQFDPTDSTYPDFWLGGATTAASATHVSAANGATTATGMTTFLPRPTGGISGTIAAAGVSNWSGVFVTAQNTSTFRTRSGVVTSGSYAIQNLPAGTYKVQVTGVPGFADGWFDDDETLGAAATITVAAATVTGKNITLLPNNATLTGTVTGGGGPVADATVMLSRIYGDGSSRYVTSVDTGAGGTYAFTNRLRAGGNYRVDVDTFDESFVPQSVTLTAVAGTQTKNISLVQAGALHGKLTERGTSTPIPDMDVFVYKTTSSFPTEVGVTLEDGTYSVGGLAPGTYSIRFGAHGFDGPAGGDSYYAPEWLGGQVVRAEATTFTVTAGGDVAVAAGQLGRAGVISGNISGVPEAGTTVWLDDALLRLYTTAGVEVASGFATDGELGRYSVPVKPGTYKICVGNDSYKGTPLAGGCRITSTTLAGTPAGGSALTVAAGADLKDTDLRLGVAPPPALTSKTPTISGTPVVGATLTAKPGAWTPGTAFTYQWYANGTAITAAKASTLKLAAAQKGKQITVKVTGKKSGFTSVAKTSAKTLKVAVVATPTISGTAKVGKTLTAKPGTWTAKTTFTYQWYASGKAISKATKSTFKLTSAQKGKTITVKVTGKLSGYPTVSKTSKATAKVG; via the coding sequence GTGGCGCGGCTGGGAGCCGTGGCGCTCGCTGCGGGCTTGCTGACGGCCGTTTCGCCGCCGGCCTTCGCTGACGATGCGCCGGCCGACCCGGCTCGCGCCGGAGCGCAGGATGCCGGCGCGTCCGCCGAGCCGACCGGCGAACCCTCCACCCCCGCAGACCCGGTGCCGGCGGCGTCCCCCACGTCGTCGGCACCGCCTACCGAGACCGACCGAGGGACTCGCCGGGCTCCCGTCGCCCCTGATGAACAGGGCGACGGGCCGTGGACGATCAGCGGCACGGTGACCGGCGGTGGTGGGCCGATCGAGGGGGCTTATGTCACCCTGCAGATCTGGAATGACCAGTTCGACTTCTGGAACTACTACGGCAGCGCGCCGACGGATGAGAACGGGCTCTACGCGATCTCCGGGGTCGAGACCGGAACCTACGGCGTGAAGTTCGAGGGGCCGTGGGAAGGTCCCTTCGCCACCGAGTACTGGGAGAACAAGCCCACCGAGGCGACCGCGCAATCCTTCCCGGTGTCGGGGAACCTCACGCGCAGCGCAGAGCTGGCCGTGGGCGCAACGATTGCGGGGTCCGTCACCGGGCCCGGGGGTCCGCGGGCGAACAGCACGGTGAGCCTCTACTACGGCAGCGAGACGAATCCCGCCGCCTACGCGTATGCCGGAGATGACGGTGCCTATGTCTCCCCGGCTCTGCCGGCCGGGACGTGGAAGGCGAAGTTCGACGACGGCGACTTCACCCTGATGACCGAATGGTGGGACAACAAACCGGATGCTGCCGCCGCGACGCCGATCCCGCTCACCGCCGGGCAGCACCGCACAGGCATAAACGCGCTGCTCTCGGCCGGCGCGACCATCAGCGGTACGGTCACGGTTGCGGGTGGCGCGGTCGGCGTCGCCGGCGCGAACGTGACCCTCTATGAGATCACCGGCGGCGACGCGCTGTGGACGGACTCGGCGTCGACCGCCGGCAACGGCGCGTTCAGCTTCACCGGGCTGGCCCCCGGCACGTACACGCTCGAGACGCAGGCGCCCTCCGGCAGCGCGATGCTGAGCGAGTACTGGGACAGCAAGTACGTCAGCGACCCGCTTGACGCCGACGCGTTCGCCCTGGCGTCCGACGCCACACTGACCCGGAACGTGGCGCTGCTCGCGACGGCGACCGTCTCGGGGACCGTGACCGACACGGCCGGCGACCCGGTGTCCGGCGCGACCGTGACTCTGACTCCGACCGAAGGAACGACAGGCAACCCGAGATCGGTGACGACCTCGGCGACCGGCGACTACTCGCTCACTCAGGTGCGACCGGGCGACTACCTCCTGCGGGTCAAGCACACCGGCGATCCGACGCAGGTACCGATCTCGGTGGCGAGCGGTGTCGACCAGGATCGCGACTTCGTCCTGCCCGCCGGCGCCACCGTGACCGGCACGGTGACCCGACCGGGCGGTGCGCCCGTAGCCGGAGCGACGGTGGAGGTGTGGTCGCCGTCAGGACAGGTCGCGACAGGCGTCACCGCCTCGAACGGCACCTACCGGATCAAGGGACTGGCTGCGGGCTCGTACACCCTGCGGTTCGCGCCCGCCGACTTGGACACCGTGTTCGCCGGCGGCGCGACGAGGCTCGCCGCCGCCACCTTCTTCACGCTGGCCGCCGACGCCACCAAGACGGTGAACCAGGCGTACACCGGCGTCACCGTGAACGGCACCGTCACCGCGGGAGGCACTGCGCTGACCGGACAGACGGTGACGCTCATCGACAAGAACGACGGCGCCGTGCGGTCCCTCACCACCCCCGCCGGCGGTGCGTACTCCTTCACCGGGGTCGCCCCCGGCACGTACACCCTGCACGTCGCGGCGGGCTCCTCCGTCGACTACCTCGAGTGGTGGCTCGGCGGCGGGACGGAGTCGGCGACGGCGAAGACACTCGCGGTGTCGGCGGCGAACGTGACGCAGCCGATCGCACTCGTGACCGGCGGGAAGATCACCGGATCCGTGAAGCTGCCCAACGGCACGGCCACCGATGACGTCTACGTCACGGCGTACACCTGGGCGGCGAACGGCTCGGTGGGCTTCACCCAATCGCGCATGCCTGCCGCAGACGGAACGTTCGCGTTCTCGGGCCTCATCGCGGGGGAGTACACCCTCCAGTTCGACCCCACCGACTCGACGTACCCGGACTTCTGGCTGGGTGGTGCGACGACCGCGGCGAGCGCGACCCACGTGAGCGCGGCGAACGGCGCCACGACGGCCACCGGGATGACCACGTTCCTGCCTCGCCCAACCGGCGGCATCAGCGGCACGATCGCGGCGGCAGGGGTGTCGAACTGGTCGGGGGTGTTCGTGACCGCGCAGAACACATCGACGTTCCGCACGCGCTCCGGCGTCGTGACCTCGGGCAGCTACGCCATCCAGAATCTTCCCGCCGGCACCTACAAGGTGCAGGTCACCGGAGTGCCCGGATTCGCCGACGGCTGGTTCGACGACGACGAGACGCTCGGGGCCGCGGCGACGATCACCGTGGCAGCGGCGACGGTCACCGGGAAGAACATCACGCTGCTCCCCAACAACGCGACGCTCACGGGCACGGTGACCGGCGGCGGCGGCCCTGTCGCCGACGCGACCGTGATGCTCTCCCGCATCTACGGGGACGGCTCGAGCCGCTACGTCACCAGCGTGGACACCGGCGCGGGTGGGACGTACGCCTTCACCAACCGTCTCCGCGCCGGCGGCAACTACCGCGTCGACGTCGACACGTTCGATGAGTCATTCGTGCCGCAGTCCGTGACGCTGACCGCCGTCGCAGGTACGCAGACCAAGAACATCTCCCTCGTGCAGGCCGGCGCCCTGCACGGCAAGCTCACCGAGCGCGGCACGTCGACGCCGATCCCCGACATGGACGTGTTCGTCTACAAGACGACGTCGAGCTTCCCCACCGAGGTCGGGGTGACCCTCGAGGACGGCACCTACTCGGTGGGCGGTCTCGCGCCGGGCACGTACAGCATCCGCTTCGGAGCGCACGGATTCGACGGGCCGGCCGGAGGTGACTCGTACTACGCCCCCGAGTGGCTCGGCGGACAGGTCGTGCGAGCCGAGGCGACCACCTTCACGGTGACCGCCGGTGGGGACGTGGCCGTCGCTGCCGGTCAGCTGGGGCGCGCCGGCGTCATCTCGGGCAACATCAGCGGGGTGCCGGAGGCCGGGACGACGGTATGGCTGGACGATGCGCTGCTCCGGCTGTACACCACCGCGGGAGTCGAGGTGGCGAGCGGCTTCGCCACCGACGGCGAGCTCGGCCGGTACTCCGTGCCCGTCAAGCCGGGCACCTACAAGATCTGCGTGGGGAACGACTCATACAAGGGGACACCGCTTGCGGGCGGCTGCCGGATCACGAGCACCACGCTGGCGGGCACGCCCGCAGGCGGTTCGGCACTGACCGTCGCGGCCGGCGCGGACCTGAAAGACACGGATCTCCGGCTCGGCGTTGCCCCGCCCCCGGCGCTGACGTCGAAGACGCCGACGATCTCGGGGACCCCGGTCGTCGGAGCGACACTGACGGCGAAGCCGGGAGCCTGGACCCCCGGCACCGCCTTCACCTACCAGTGGTACGCGAACGGCACCGCGATCACTGCCGCGAAGGCGTCGACGCTCAAGCTCGCAGCCGCGCAGAAGGGCAAGCAGATCACCGTCAAGGTGACCGGCAAGAAGTCGGGCTTCACCTCGGTGGCGAAGACGAGCGCGAAGACGCTGAAGGTGGCGGTGGTCGCGACGCCGACGATCTCGGGCACCGCGAAGGTCGGGAAGACGCTGACGGCGAAGCCGGGGACGTGGACGGCGAAGACGACCTTCACGTACCAGTGGTACGCGTCAGGCAAGGCGATCAGCAAGGCCACGAAGTCGACCTTCAAGCTCACGAGCGCGCAGAAGGGCAAGACGATCACGGTGAAGGTGACCGGGAAGCTGTCGGGCTATCCGACGGTGTCGAAGACCTCGAAGGCCACCGCCAAGGTCGGCTGA